One window from the genome of Roseomonas haemaphysalidis encodes:
- a CDS encoding methyltransferase domain-containing protein translates to MVAATPDLLLRQGLACHQRGDLQGAAALYRQVLALRPRDGNALNLLGQLARAGGDRDAALRLTGQALATQPDAPVFLAAHGAALAEAGQLPRAEQVLRAAVAARPADVVSLRNLGQVLSVRNRPSEALAPLRQAAAQAPGDAAVRLALAHALRESGHAAEAVAEARLAAADPGLAEQAGFLLAALGAADAPGRAPAGYVRDLFDQYAPRFDDALQGLGYRTPALLAEMLAQAGAPGGQAVLDLGCGTGLSGMALAPFAARLVGVDLSPRMLDAARARGLYHALHEADLLDFLPGHPGGFGIVAAADVLNYLGDLSAVLPLLAAALAPSGLLAFSLERGEDAPGAPAAVLGPGLRFRHNPAALRPLATASGLHLLEERAVVLRQERGAAVDGLLWLFRRQ, encoded by the coding sequence ATGGTCGCGGCCACGCCGGACCTGTTGCTGCGGCAAGGGCTGGCCTGCCACCAGCGGGGCGACCTGCAAGGGGCCGCGGCGCTGTACCGCCAGGTGCTGGCGCTGCGCCCGCGGGACGGCAACGCCCTGAACCTGCTGGGGCAGCTGGCCCGCGCAGGGGGCGACCGCGATGCCGCCCTGCGGCTGACCGGACAGGCGCTGGCCACCCAGCCGGATGCACCGGTGTTTCTGGCCGCGCATGGTGCCGCCCTGGCCGAGGCAGGGCAGTTGCCCCGCGCCGAGCAGGTGTTGCGCGCCGCCGTGGCCGCCCGCCCGGCCGACGTGGTCAGCTTGCGCAACCTGGGGCAGGTGCTGTCGGTGCGAAACCGGCCCAGCGAGGCGCTGGCCCCGTTGCGGCAGGCCGCGGCGCAGGCGCCGGGCGATGCCGCCGTGCGGCTGGCGCTGGCGCATGCCCTGCGCGAATCTGGCCATGCCGCCGAAGCCGTGGCCGAGGCCCGGCTGGCCGCGGCGGACCCCGGGCTGGCGGAGCAGGCGGGCTTTCTGCTGGCCGCCCTTGGCGCCGCCGACGCGCCCGGCCGCGCCCCCGCCGGCTATGTGCGTGACCTGTTCGACCAATACGCTCCGCGCTTCGACGACGCGCTGCAGGGCCTGGGCTACCGGACCCCTGCATTGCTGGCCGAGATGCTGGCGCAAGCCGGGGCGCCGGGTGGCCAGGCGGTGCTGGACCTCGGCTGCGGCACCGGCCTGTCCGGCATGGCGCTGGCGCCCTTCGCGGCGCGGCTGGTGGGGGTGGACCTGTCGCCCCGCATGCTGGATGCCGCGCGGGCGCGGGGCCTTTACCACGCGCTGCATGAGGCCGACCTGCTGGACTTCCTGCCGGGCCACCCGGGGGGCTTCGGCATTGTCGCGGCGGCGGACGTGCTGAACTACCTGGGCGACCTGTCGGCCGTGCTGCCGCTTCTGGCGGCGGCGCTGGCACCCAGTGGTCTGCTGGCCTTCAGCCTGGAACGCGGCGAGGACGCGCCGGGTGCCCCTGCCGCCGTTCTGGGCCCGGGCCTGCGCTTCCGCCACAACCCGGCAGCGCTGCGGCCACTGGCCACGGCCAGTGGCCTGCATCTCCTGGAGGAGCGCGCGGTGGTGCTGCGGCAGGAGCGGGGGGCGGCGGTGGACGGGCTCCTGTGGTTGTTCCGCCGGCAGTGA
- a CDS encoding flagellar biosynthesis repressor FlbT, whose protein sequence is MTTLVLELRPGDLLIVNGAPIRFRNRARVELTNRARFLFGKQVLSPDTATTEARRIYLALQTAYIGQDEERAGGLDEARQRVAAFMESGAPEAWRLMLRRALEQAEAGDHYQAMKLARRVIRQEEDEEAVAAP, encoded by the coding sequence ATGACCACGCTCGTCCTCGAACTGCGCCCTGGCGACTTACTGATCGTCAATGGCGCGCCGATCCGCTTCCGCAACCGGGCGCGAGTGGAGCTGACCAACCGGGCGCGCTTTCTGTTCGGCAAGCAGGTGCTGAGCCCGGACACGGCGACCACGGAAGCGCGGCGGATCTACCTGGCGCTGCAGACCGCCTATATCGGGCAGGACGAGGAGCGGGCCGGTGGTCTGGACGAGGCGCGGCAGCGCGTGGCCGCGTTCATGGAGTCGGGCGCGCCCGAGGCATGGCGCCTGATGCTCCGGCGCGCCCTGGAGCAGGCCGAGGCCGGCGACCACTACCAAGCCATGAAGCTGGCGCGGCGGGTGATCCGGCAGGAAGAGGACGAGGAGGCCGTCGCGGCCCCCTGA
- the ggt gene encoding gamma-glutamyltransferase, giving the protein MTDWTARAGSPFPLEKQPAQGSRGMVVTNHPVASGAGAEMLLAGGNAIDAAIAALFTLSIVEPMMVGPLGGGVAHLRLADGRHLVLDGLSTAPGAARPDLYRPVSDTLPDYQETEGLENKVGPLAMAVPGALAGWCHALAAHGTMPLAEVLRPAIRAAEEGFRVTDYLAGAIGDAAADLARDPGLAATFLPGGAPPAVGSLLRQPEAGQSLRLIAAEGPSALYGGALGQALAAHMAASGGLITLDDLAAFQVVERAPIRGHYRGFEVLAPPPPASSGVHMTQMLNVLEGFDLGALGSGTADTIHLLAESLKLAFADRAVATADPAFVKVPVERLTSRDYAAERRALIDPQAARDWAPGVPPAESANTTHVTVADAQGNVVATTQTINSLFGARFSIPGTGLIANNYMFNFDPHPGTALSVAPGKRVFTSMAPSIVLKDGAPAFALGLPGGLRIFGSAMQAIINLIDHGMTLQQAVEAPRIWTQGHTLELEPAISAKAEAGLKARGHQTVRPKHIGGGMGAIRFLPGGLLEGAACWRADGTPVGIAGGLARPGIRFNPEVGRR; this is encoded by the coding sequence ATGACCGACTGGACCGCCCGTGCCGGCAGCCCCTTTCCCCTGGAGAAGCAGCCGGCACAGGGCAGCCGGGGCATGGTGGTCACCAACCACCCCGTCGCCTCGGGGGCGGGGGCGGAAATGCTGCTGGCCGGCGGCAATGCCATCGATGCCGCCATCGCCGCGCTGTTCACGCTGAGCATCGTGGAACCAATGATGGTGGGCCCGCTGGGCGGCGGCGTGGCGCATCTGCGGCTGGCGGACGGGCGGCATCTGGTGCTGGACGGGCTGTCCACCGCCCCCGGCGCGGCGCGACCGGACCTATACCGCCCGGTCAGCGACACCCTGCCCGACTACCAGGAAACCGAGGGGCTGGAAAACAAGGTCGGCCCGCTGGCCATGGCGGTGCCGGGCGCGCTGGCCGGGTGGTGCCACGCCCTGGCCGCGCACGGCACCATGCCGCTGGCCGAGGTGCTGCGACCGGCGATCCGCGCCGCCGAGGAAGGCTTCCGGGTCACCGACTACCTGGCGGGCGCGATCGGCGACGCGGCGGCCGACCTGGCGCGCGACCCTGGCCTTGCCGCCACCTTTCTGCCCGGCGGCGCGCCGCCAGCGGTGGGCAGCCTGCTGCGGCAGCCCGAGGCGGGCCAAAGCCTGCGGCTGATCGCGGCCGAGGGGCCTTCCGCATTGTATGGCGGCGCGCTGGGGCAGGCGCTGGCGGCGCACATGGCGGCCAGCGGCGGGCTGATCACGCTGGACGACCTCGCCGCCTTCCAGGTGGTGGAACGGGCGCCGATCCGTGGCCACTACCGGGGGTTCGAGGTGCTGGCGCCGCCGCCGCCCGCCTCCTCCGGCGTGCACATGACGCAGATGCTGAACGTCCTGGAAGGCTTCGACCTCGGCGCGCTGGGCAGCGGCACCGCCGACACCATCCACCTGCTGGCGGAAAGCCTGAAGCTGGCCTTCGCCGACCGCGCCGTGGCCACCGCCGACCCCGCCTTCGTGAAGGTGCCGGTGGAGCGCCTGACGTCCCGCGACTATGCCGCCGAGCGCCGCGCGCTGATCGACCCGCAGGCGGCGCGGGACTGGGCGCCGGGCGTGCCGCCGGCCGAGTCGGCCAACACCACCCATGTCACTGTAGCCGATGCGCAGGGCAACGTGGTCGCCACCACGCAGACCATCAACAGCCTGTTCGGCGCCCGCTTCTCGATCCCCGGCACCGGGCTGATCGCCAACAACTACATGTTCAACTTCGACCCGCACCCGGGCACGGCGCTGAGCGTGGCGCCGGGCAAGCGGGTGTTCACCTCCATGGCGCCTTCCATCGTGCTGAAGGACGGCGCGCCCGCCTTCGCGCTGGGCCTGCCGGGCGGGCTGCGGATCTTCGGCTCCGCCATGCAGGCGATCATCAACCTGATCGACCACGGCATGACCCTGCAGCAGGCGGTGGAAGCGCCCCGCATCTGGACCCAGGGCCATACGCTGGAGCTGGAGCCGGCGATCTCCGCCAAAGCCGAGGCCGGCCTGAAGGCCCGCGGCCACCAGACCGTGCGGCCCAAGCACATCGGCGGCGGCATGGGCGCGATCCGTTTCCTGCCCGGCGGCCTGCTGGAAGGCGCCGCCTGCTGGCGGGCGGACGGCACGCCGGTGGGCATCGCCGGCGGGCTCGCGCGTCCTGGTATCCGCTTCAACCCGGAGGTCGGGCGCCGCTGA
- a CDS encoding AMP-binding protein produces MQQGGSEDGQAQAGLGPQDTPGTTLPALLEALAATLPDAPALLCLSRPPLSRAALGAAARRVAEGLVCQGVGPGDRVALLLPPRPEAVVLLLALARLGATALPLDPRLGAEEIATLLSRGRAALVAVAWGGTLPARLALAIGAGRGPLRGVIGLDAGGEAALAGLPVLPWKTLDAMPEHAGDHGTAGSALLALPAGGDALAIHAQGAVALHAEAVAAGLGLDAAAGLLLWLPLLSPDGLAAAFAALLSGARLLLPEDDVAADSLARAQAATHLVALPAQLEAMEPLAARRPYAMLRLAAAPGPARAPTLAAREFWGTAETQGVFALREEQGFRPLPAAVLHDAETLAVTAATLPGGTLLLGLPVSLAGGCFVPAGPRRDGLLCHDGVAVSPAATAAFLRRQPGVAAVCMQDGLAATIRPVAGGALSVEALQASCAQWLGEASRPSRLTLAEPVALEDEAAA; encoded by the coding sequence TTGCAGCAAGGCGGCAGCGAGGACGGGCAGGCACAGGCGGGCTTGGGGCCGCAGGACACGCCGGGCACGACGCTGCCGGCGCTCCTGGAAGCCCTGGCGGCGACCCTGCCGGATGCGCCCGCGCTGCTGTGCCTCAGCCGGCCGCCGCTGTCCCGCGCCGCGCTGGGCGCCGCCGCGCGCCGGGTTGCGGAAGGGCTGGTGTGCCAGGGTGTCGGCCCCGGGGACCGCGTGGCGCTGCTGCTGCCGCCGCGCCCGGAAGCCGTGGTGCTGCTGCTGGCGCTGGCGCGGCTCGGTGCCACCGCGCTGCCGCTGGACCCGCGCCTGGGGGCCGAGGAGATCGCCACGCTGCTGAGCCGTGGCCGCGCCGCGCTGGTGGCGGTGGCCTGGGGCGGCACCCTGCCGGCGCGGCTGGCGCTGGCGATCGGCGCCGGGCGCGGGCCGCTGCGCGGCGTGATCGGCCTGGATGCCGGCGGCGAGGCGGCGCTGGCCGGGTTGCCCGTGCTGCCCTGGAAAACGCTGGACGCCATGCCGGAACATGCCGGCGATCACGGCACCGCCGGCAGCGCGCTGCTGGCGCTGCCCGCCGGCGGCGATGCCCTGGCGATCCACGCCCAGGGCGCCGTGGCGCTGCATGCCGAGGCGGTGGCCGCGGGCCTTGGCCTGGATGCCGCCGCGGGCCTGCTGCTGTGGTTGCCGTTGCTCAGCCCGGATGGCCTGGCCGCGGCCTTTGCCGCGCTGCTGTCCGGTGCCCGCCTGCTGTTGCCGGAAGACGACGTGGCCGCCGACAGCTTGGCACGTGCCCAGGCCGCCACCCACCTAGTGGCCCTGCCGGCACAGCTGGAGGCGATGGAGCCGCTGGCGGCCCGCCGCCCCTATGCCATGCTGCGGCTCGCGGCCGCGCCGGGGCCTGCGCGGGCTCCCACCCTGGCGGCCCGGGAATTCTGGGGCACGGCGGAAACCCAGGGCGTGTTCGCCCTGCGCGAGGAGCAGGGCTTCCGCCCGCTGCCCGCCGCCGTCCTGCACGACGCCGAAACCCTGGCCGTGACCGCCGCCACGCTGCCCGGTGGCACCTTGCTGCTGGGCCTGCCCGTGTCGCTGGCGGGCGGCTGCTTTGTCCCGGCCGGACCGCGCCGCGACGGCCTGCTGTGCCACGACGGGGTGGCCGTGTCGCCCGCCGCGACGGCCGCCTTTCTGCGCCGCCAGCCAGGCGTCGCGGCGGTGTGCATGCAGGACGGGCTGGCCGCGACGATCCGGCCCGTGGCGGGCGGGGCGCTGTCGGTGGAAGCGCTCCAGGCGAGCTGCGCGCAATGGCTGGGCGAAGCCAGCCGGCCCTCGCGGTTGACGCTGGCCGAGCCGGTGGCGCTGGAAGACGAGGCCGCTGCCTGA
- a CDS encoding MFS transporter produces the protein MPSDALPPDSAPPIARDPDPRVVAAIVASALFMQNLDSTVVATALPSMARDLGEDPLTMGVAITSYLVALTVFIPLSGWMADRFGAKQVFMAAIATFTVASALCGMSQGLLEMVGARVLQGLGGAMMVPVGRLLLLRRVKKDELLTATTWLSMPALLGPVMGPPVGGFLTDLVSWRAVFWINLPVGVVGLLLVWRLIPTLPKSLPPPPDVPGLALVGTALACLMFTFETLGRGLVPRFVPEAVLVVGLVLGTLAVRHCLRVPNPAIDFSLLRTPSFSVTVTAGTVFRVGAGMVPFLVPLALQIGFGNSASQSGMISFATALGAFVMKPMAQFALRLAGFRNVLMWNAVAAAFSVALCAAFRPGWPVAALFATLLFGGLCRSLYFTTTNTLVYAEVPHAKLSAATSFSSTVQQLSMALGVAVAAAVLQASVTLGGRGGPAPVDFSAGFLIGAALMLLAAPLALRLPPEAGEGIVTGRRRG, from the coding sequence GTGCCCAGCGACGCCCTTCCCCCCGACTCCGCCCCGCCCATCGCCCGCGACCCGGACCCCCGGGTGGTGGCCGCCATCGTCGCCAGCGCGCTGTTCATGCAGAACCTGGACAGCACCGTGGTGGCGACCGCGCTGCCATCCATGGCGCGGGACCTGGGGGAGGACCCGCTGACCATGGGGGTCGCCATCACCTCCTACCTGGTGGCGCTGACGGTGTTCATCCCGCTCAGCGGCTGGATGGCGGACCGCTTCGGGGCCAAGCAGGTGTTCATGGCGGCGATCGCCACCTTCACCGTCGCCTCAGCGCTGTGCGGCATGTCGCAGGGGCTGCTGGAGATGGTGGGCGCGCGGGTGCTGCAAGGCCTGGGCGGTGCCATGATGGTGCCGGTCGGGCGGTTGTTGCTGTTGCGGCGGGTCAAGAAGGACGAGCTGCTGACGGCCACCACCTGGCTGTCCATGCCCGCCCTGCTGGGCCCGGTGATGGGCCCGCCGGTGGGCGGCTTTCTCACCGACCTCGTGTCCTGGCGCGCGGTGTTCTGGATCAACCTGCCCGTCGGCGTGGTGGGGCTGCTGCTGGTGTGGCGCCTCATTCCCACCTTGCCCAAGAGCCTGCCGCCGCCGCCGGACGTGCCGGGGCTGGCGCTGGTCGGCACCGCGCTGGCCTGCCTGATGTTCACCTTTGAAACGCTGGGCCGTGGGCTGGTGCCGCGCTTCGTGCCGGAAGCCGTGCTGGTCGTGGGGCTGGTGCTGGGCACGCTGGCGGTGCGGCACTGCCTGCGGGTGCCTAACCCGGCGATCGACTTCTCGCTGCTGCGCACCCCGTCGTTCAGCGTCACGGTGACCGCCGGCACGGTGTTCCGGGTCGGGGCGGGCATGGTGCCCTTTCTGGTGCCGCTGGCCCTGCAGATCGGCTTCGGCAACAGCGCGTCGCAAAGCGGCATGATCAGCTTCGCCACGGCGCTGGGCGCCTTTGTCATGAAGCCGATGGCGCAGTTCGCGCTGCGGCTGGCGGGCTTTCGCAACGTGTTGATGTGGAACGCGGTGGCGGCGGCCTTCAGCGTCGCGCTGTGCGCGGCCTTCCGCCCCGGCTGGCCGGTGGCCGCGCTGTTCGCCACGCTGCTGTTCGGCGGGCTGTGCCGCAGCCTGTACTTCACCACCACCAACACCCTGGTCTACGCCGAGGTGCCGCACGCCAAGCTTTCCGCCGCCACCAGCTTTTCCAGCACGGTGCAGCAGCTGTCCATGGCGCTCGGCGTCGCCGTGGCGGCGGCGGTGCTGCAGGCCAGCGTGACGCTGGGCGGGCGCGGGGGGCCGGCGCCGGTGGATTTCTCCGCCGGCTTTCTGATCGGCGCGGCGCTGATGCTGTTGGCGGCGCCGCTGGCGCTGCGGCTGCCGCCGGAAGCGGGGGAAGGGATCGTCACGGGGCGGCGGCGCGGCTGA